The Lycium ferocissimum isolate CSIRO_LF1 unplaced genomic scaffold, AGI_CSIRO_Lferr_CH_V1 ctg97, whole genome shotgun sequence genomic interval AATTGCTGTCAACTTCCGTAAGATCCAAATCATAGATATCATAGTTCAGATGATTCGCCATAGCAGCAATCAGGCTTGATTTACCAGTTCCAGGAGGGCCATAGAGCAAGTAGCCTCGTTTCCAAGCTTTCCCGATCCTGTTATAGTAGTCTTTCCCCTTCACAAAACCCGCCAAGTCATCGATTAACGCGCTCTTTATCTCTTCGTCCATAGCCAGAGTGTCGAATGTCATAGGGTGTTCAAGATTCATACCACCAGAACCCCAGTTTCTGTAATTTGAAAACAACTTTATAGCCCTGGATTCTTCTTTCGCGGCCTTTGATCTCTCCATAATGTAAGGCAAATACGATTTCAACACCTTTTCCTTGTGTTTCTTATGGAAACTCAGCTCATAAACTCTGAGTTCAGAACATAAAGCTGCAATCATATCTTTTATCTCTTCATTCTGGCTCCCTGAGTCGATTTTCCTACACTCCATTCTCCATGTCACCTTAACATCCTCAAAAACATCGACGATCTCTTCGTCATTGTCCATGGTAATGACAAGACCCTTGTCATTCTCCGTCTTGCCCAACCGGATACTCTTAGTCGAAGAGTTCACTATGGTTCCCAAATAGACTTCAACCGCCTCGAACACCAGGTTCGGGGATGGCCCTTGAAATTCATGGATGAGGATGGTGAATTGAGAAGAGAAACGATGAAAGAGATCGTAGAAACTTATGTAGCTTCGGAATTCCTTGGGGATGAAGTCATGGACGATGCTTCGAACGAGCATCGCTGTAGCAGCAACAGATGCAACAGTCGAAATGATGGCTTTCGCATTAGCCATATCTTCAGGAGACATTTTGTTTTCAAGCTTGAAGTACAAGATCTTCAGCTAAGGTATGTTAGAAGAACTTAGAATGGATTCTTACAAGATCTTCAGCTAAGGTATGTTAGAAGAACTTAGAATGGATTCTTTGTTTGAGAATGGCTTGTCCAAAGAGTTCAAAGATATAATATTTATAGAGAGGAAAATTACTTTATAGTATAATGGTCTTTTCAATAAAGttagaataaaaaatatatttaaaccAGACTTAGGTAGTTTCTGGGAAACAATCATCCACCACCGGCCTATAAATTTAATAGAAATAGCATAATTAGCATCACATCAGCTGCAAGCATCATCAATCatagtcatcattttcatcattatatTATTAGTTTTGAACTTGACTGTTAAGCAATCCTTCAGTGTGGACTATGTACATCTCAAGTTTTGCAAGATTCCTTTGttcttaaaaaattataaattaaatatttgtatatagagttagtttggttcttttttcttttaaatatcaAACCAAGCTGAACCAATAtgaaatgaataaagaattaCGTTATaagtctcaatttatatgaaatgcactgtttttttctttttggtttaaCATATCGCAACCTTGTTGAAAACTATAAAACAATCAAAATTGGAGTTGGCACAATATCGTGAAGTGGCTGCCGTTGCTTAATTTGACTCAGACTTTGATGTTGCGACTCAATCATTACTCAATAGAAAGAGTTGGCTAAACAATCAAACCATAAACACAATATGGAGACGTAACAGCCTATATTCCCACTATGATTTTCAATATTACTGATGTACAAATCCTTTCATAAACAGATCTCTTTTATAGCGAAATTAGACCTGCTATTAACGTTGGCTTATCTATATTTAATACTAAACTAAATCAAGTCAAAGAACATAATCATCCCTgatttggtttttgattttgttcGATTTTTTCGGATTTTCTTAAACAATCCTAATCAACATATAATAATcatcattatattatattatattattagtaAATTAGCAGGTTTTGAACTTCACATGCAAGTGCCCTTTCTTTTGGACCAAGTATATTTCAAGATTGGTCAGCAAATGGGGCCTAAAGTTTCACGAACAGGCATATTTAATTGGTACTAATAATGAATATTTGTCCTCATctaatacatttttattttcgATGACTCACCACCCACCAGTAATAAGAAGATTAAAGGAGTACATGTCCTCTCAGCAAAACACTTTCAAGTTTTTCAACTCGACAATGCCAGAAGCAGACAACAATTGAGCTACAATTATTAAACAACTTACCAAGTTATCTTTGGCCACGTTATCTTTTCTTGTCTTTTTCTTATATTGTTTATAATCGTGTCTGCACATCAATTAATTCCGCAGAGATATTTATTATCTCGCGTCAGTACAGGCATCAATGGAGGATCCAAAATTATAACTATTTAGTGGATTATTTAACATAAATATACAGAATTTAAGTCAAAATTGCTGAATTTGAGTGAACTCATAACTTATACACTATAAGGgatcgtttggtgcatggtataagtTGGGATATTTCCGcctatattaattttttatgctgtttgatagaaggtataaatttatcaagTCAAAGGATAAATTTATATCCTACCAAACAATCCTAGTCAACATATAATAATCACATTATATTAAATGAAGCATAATCCCAAGGGTGGGATATCACCAAATTAGCCTTCCGAACAGGATTATTTTATACtaatcttttagatggtataaaataatctcaaaagTACATGTCCTCAGGATAAATTAATCACGCAGATAATTTTTATTAAACAactaccaaacgaccactaagtCTGCCAAGACTTGgataaataaatggaaaatatcacataagtttttttttttttttttttaatctccactaatatttaaATCAGAAACTTCGTGATTCTTAGTCCACTCCATTTCAATGATGTTGTCTTTTCATCACTTTCGAATGAGGAGAAATGTTTGGTACGACAAAAtaatcttttataaaaaaaatgttttcctataGTATTTTTCAATGTTGGGTTTGTGCGTGGAAAATGTTTCTCGGAAGAAATATAAGTTAAAGATTCATAAAGATATTAGTAAATCGGAGAGTATATTGATATAAATTTTGAGTACtaaagattaataataatatttaaatgtTAGTTGAAATAAATAATATGTGTTGTAAATAGTAATATGTTTGTCCATTTGGGACTTGGAGAGGAGTATACTTGGTCACAAAGTTTTGTGGATGATGCCACGTGAGCCCATTTGGCTATCACTGTAGCAATATAACATTCTCAAGTAATATTCTGATTGGTCAATAAAAATCGATTTcaatgctatttttttttttttttattttttatgagttTAGCCAATTTATCATGAAAGGTAAAAGGGGATAAAGGAACCGTGTGTTGATTGTCCTGTAAATATAAGTTGTCTTCCTCCATATGTAAAAAGggaataaataaatcaattaaatttcGGGATGCTTCAGAATAACCCGGTTGAAGCGTAATGATCATTCGTCTGTAATGCATTGTATGTCCCATAATAGGTCCCATTCTTCTACTCTTTCCCGGAAGTCGATGACTATTCATAGCTATTACCTTGACACCAAAGAAGAGTTCGACCCAATGCTTTATTTCTGTCCTAGTTGATCTATCACTGTAGCAATATAACACTCTCAAGTAATATTCTGTTGGTGGAGAGACCAACCAAAAATAGTAAAACGAGGTATAATATTGCTCTTTTATCTCTCTGTGTGACTTTTACTACTTACTTATATTAATACTTAGTTCCATTTTATAACAATATGGAATTAAAGTCTAGATTTTTGTAACTATAATGATCTTCACCCAGAAGTGTGAAAAGTCATTTTTCCccattttaaaaatgttttctgTCAACCAAA includes:
- the LOC132046163 gene encoding AAA-ATPase At3g50940-like; protein product: MSPEDMANAKAIISTVASVAATAMLVRSIVHDFIPKEFRSYISFYDLFHRFSSQFTILIHEFQGPSPNLVFEAVEVYLGTIVNSSTKSIRLGKTENDKGLVITMDNDEEIVDVFEDVKVTWRMECRKIDSGSQNEEIKDMIAALCSELRVYELSFHKKHKEKVLKSYLPYIMERSKAAKEESRAIKLFSNYRNWGSGGMNLEHPMTFDTLAMDEEIKSALIDDLAGFVKGKDYYNRIGKAWKRGYLLYGPPGTGKSSLIAAMANHLNYDIYDLDLTEVDSNSNLRSLLLGMSGRSILVIEDIDCGIKLENREKEEEKENKHNRVTLSGILNFLDGIWSCCGEERIIVVTTNHIDKLDAALLRPGRMDMHIHMSYCKLSAFKQLVFNYLGIRQHEMFDQIGQLLEEVEVTPAEVAGELLKSKNPTISLQGLVEFLENKIAERERLKAETDLTAKNGVSEEEPKDATNPESMLDSSEDLTHIVDL